One part of the Peromyscus eremicus chromosome 18, PerEre_H2_v1, whole genome shotgun sequence genome encodes these proteins:
- the LOC131895308 gene encoding GLIPR1-like protein 1, whose translation MVLMKKLNCFWTLGLWLLASKLSKTSGKSLKVPSIYDQKFIQEIVDSHNELRSTVNPPAANMNYLYWDKKLAKVAESWSKKCQFAHNPCTNNQHGCIKDYDFLGENIYLGGIQTTPKRMIMYWYNESQHYNFETMACSKVCGHYTQVVWANSLRVGCAISNCPKLGTSTGLFVCNYSPPGNYRNTKPYIKGESCSKCTTSDCQDNLCRHNIGRATQQRACHLLMLGFILHRIF comes from the exons ATGGTCCTGATGAAGAAACTTAATTGTTTCTGGACATTAGGTCTATGGTTGTTAGCTAGCAAACTTTCCAAGACATCGGGCAAAAGTCTCAAGGTACCATCTATCTATGACCAGAAATTTATACAGGAGATTGTCGACAGTCATAATGAACTTCGAAGCACGGTCAATCCCCCGGCAGCCAATATGAACTACTTG tattgggATAAGAAATTAGCAAAAGTGGCCGAATCATGGAGTAAAAAGTGCCAATTTGCTCATAACCCCTGTACTAATAATCAACATGGATGCATTAAAGATTATGACTTTCTTGGAGAAAACATATATTTAGGTGGAATACAAACTACACCAAAACGTATGATTATGTATTGGTATAATGAAAGTCAACATTATAATTTTGAGACTATGGCATGTTCTAAAGTTTGTGGACATTATACACAG GTAGTTTGGGCCAATTCACTTAGAGTTGGGTGTGCAATTTCAAATTGTCCTAAACTGGGAACCTCAACTGGACTATTTGTATGTAATTATTCACCACC aggaaaTTATAGAAACACCAAACCTTACATAAAAGGAGAGTCCTGCTCCAAGTGTACAACAAGTGACTGCCAAGATAATCTCTGCC GTCACAACATTGGGAGAGCAACTCAGCAGAGAGCATGCCATCTACTCATGCTAGGTTTTATTCTTCACAGAATATTTTAA